CACAAATTCCTTGATTCTTAAACTTCGATGAAAGAGGTTCAGATACAATATTACAAGGCTGTATTTTAATTACAGTTGGGTTTAAAGTCTATTATTATATTAACAAACAAGTAAATTACTTTAGGCTTTTTCTCGTTTGCATTCTTTATGGAATCTTCTGCTTAAGCCAACAATTGCCTCATGATGCAGACATGCAGTACCATAACCATAAAGAAATGCGAATTCTGTGTTAACTGGTGTGAGTTACAATTGGCTCAAGCCGCTCAACAGCGTGTCATAATGTTTTATGTTTGGTTTGAACTCATTATAGTGTTGATTTCAGGATGTATTGGTACAAATCCAGCACATTGATGAATCTTAATGATAATccctcaacaacaacaaagccttagtcccaaaatgatttggggtcggctatcAAGAATCGtcataggagatcgtcattgtgaccagaacaaaccagaaaggagcgggAAGTTAAAAGAGTAAAcaatgaagatgaagaaggtgAAAATAATGAAAGTAAAATATGAGGAAAATATACatatattacaaaaaaaaacaaaaatgaatcTTAATGATAATAACATGATTCCTTTCTCTTACCTCGGTCTCTAGCTGACTCTGGTCTAAGTTAGTGTGAGCGCTGGTAGTTCTTGAGAGCCATTCTTCTTCACGATTGTCTTCCTGATCACCTGAAAAGCCTCACTGGAAAGTGGGAAGATAGAGTGAATAGAGGACAGATATAGTGAATACGTGAAAATGTCAAAGCGAGGATGGTAAATCAGATTACTAATGGTAGAGAAAAAGAGCTCCATTGCAAGCTTATACAGAATTTTGGTATCAATGCATGCATGGATTTTAATTATTCCGTACAACCAATTGTCTGAGCACATTTCTTGGACATCAGATACAAATAAACAGTAAGAGACCAGCTTTATCAAAATAAAAACAGATTTACTAAATACAAACAAATTATTAAGTTCAATTGTTGCTTGTCCAGTATCGGAAACAGCAACGTCATAAACAGATAACAAATGGTGAAACCGTAAAACTCTATCAAAACCAACAATCTAATTATTTCcagaaaaaaaatacaacaaaacACAAATCCTGTAGGTATATCTAAATTTTGATGTAGCCAAAATCTCCGGAAATCCTCTAGATCTGTATCACAGTAATAGCTCCTCTGTTTGTCCAACACATACTTCAAGGCTGCAAATTAGTCACTGTTATTTTCGAGATTCCGCTTGTGATCTACATTGTTAAACTGTCTGGGTTTTGGATGATATTTGAAAAGGTCTGGAGGAAGGCAGCTAAGTCAGCACCATAGATGATTCGGTGATCAGCTGTGACATTGACCTTCAAAGAATGAAATTTTATAAGCTTATGTCACAAGTTATTCATAATAATCCATCCAAATATAATAACACTATATTGTTAGACTACGGACTGTTGAAACTTATAAACTGTTTGGATTTCATGTAATATTTAAGCACCCAGGTAAGATAAGGCGATGATTTGGAGAAAGCGAATGCCTCCAGCCATCACATGTTCAAGCAATAGTTTCAATAGCACAACCACTGTAGCGATAATATTTTtcagaaaagaaaaaattgGCTGTAAGAGGATAAACATATTTAAATTGATAAATGCATTTGATATTGCAGAAGAGCATCAATGAAATTGTTGCTGAAAAAGGCAAGACAGCATAAAGGAACCTATCCGCCCCCAAGCTGATTAGTAGAGCTAAAACCAGTCATATTAAGAGACACGGTAACAATCACGGGTTTAAccttcttattttattattaatacgTGGTCATATTTTTCTATCTCCCACTTTTACCTACCCCACCGCATACATTTCCACTTTTTCATCCCactatataattaaaataactatTAATAAATGAGTTAAATACttctattttgtttagaataaTGACTTATAAATTCTAATTAGTGATATAATTAATCGTTAACTAAAAAAATGCAATAATTTAAACTACATTTCATCGCATTAAAATACCATAGTACAAGATTACATCTTAAAGATATTAGACAATACATATGATAACCATAACATTTAAAATAGAGATTAAGCACAATttattgaagaaaaaaaaagaggataATTTTACAATGGCTACACTAATTCTGTAGCCACTATAATCTTTCAATCACAaccgtttatttaattatttcaagCTATGATAAATCTACACCACACCTTTGGTTGACTATAATTTACATTAAAATTGTTTAAAACTAGAACGAAAAACTGCCGCACTAATTTCCCCTCCATTCTCCTTCAATGTCTATGATTCTCACATATAGATCATTCATGGAATTAGAATACTACGGAGTGTTACGTAATATTGCAGAAATTTACAGTATATTTTGTGAATAGTTTATTACTACAATTTATAGGTTTCCTGATTCATGGCTCAtttcaccaaaaataaaataatagaaaTAAGTTCCCTGATTCAAAGTTTCTGTAGATGCTAAAACAAAAGTGATTTGCAATTTCTCAAGTTGTGTTTCTTTTTCTGTAATTTGTGAGGGAGACTGATGAGTGATTAGATTAGAAACTGGAAATTTTACAGTTCTCTCAAGCAAAGGAGAAGGAAGGCTCAgcctaattaattttttttcccaagTAACTGAATGGATAAGATCAGTCCTGGCAAATTCAAGGTTCCAGATTTAAAATAGTTAAAATGGCTACATTTTTATTGTAGCCATTGAAAAACCTTCCAAAATAAGAATACAGTTACAATAAAACATCTTTATATCTTTTTCTAATGGAGTTTGGATTATCTATCTCCAAAATATTATTTGCTTACTTGGATTTGAAAAGAATTCCGTTGTCAAAAGAGAATAATTTGGCTGAGGGAATCTTTGTGTGAAAAATACCTCTATATTGGTCTCATTTtataaagaaaacaaaataaatttattggtattttttttcaatttgtaCTTTCTCAAAATTATTACTCTTGCAAAAATTGCAATTTTAGATTCAAGCAGTGAAAGTTGTTGGACACAAGGACACGCGTCGTGACTCATGAATGCCTTGGCCCTAAACGCAACAGGtaagacttttttttttgaacctCTTGTCACTTTGGGcataaaaaaagttaaaaacttCCTTAGTGCAACTCACCCTCTTTCCAACTTCTCTTCTCTTCATTTTTAATGGCAAAATTGGCTGAAGTTAATACCAACTATTGTCAATGGATGCTGAATACTTAAGGGTGAGCAGAAAATTAGGTACCCTAAATTCTACCAAAGATAATTGTACtaaaaatttttaaaaaaaaatctttgaGCTAAAATTTTGTTGGCTAATCTTTGAATCAGTACTTTCACTGACTCATACACACTCAATAACCCTAAAATTACTAACATTTTCTCATTCATATCTCATGAGCAACCAACTCTCTAGGTTTATCCGTCTGCAAGTTTGTTAGATCTAATTCATCTTCAATGTTCTTTCCCCTCTCATCTTTGTTAGCCTTCAAATTCATGCAGAAATCAAATTATGTGTAAATGTTAGATCTTGAACTCTCCATCATTTTTTTACTTTCTTCAACTATATGCAGGGGCGGATCTTAGGTGGTGCAGGGGTGGGCCTGCCCCCCCGGCCGGAaaattttatagtgtatttttagttacgcCCCCCCTAAAATTTATGTATAATCCCCCCCTAAAATTtatgtataattgtataatgtcttagtatattgcttaattttctTCTGTCGGCCCCCCTTATAAAACTGTTCAAGGTCCGCCACTGACTATATGGGTCAATTTCACAGCAAGCACCATTTAGGGTATTAAGCATAGACTATGAAGTTCGACTCTTTGAAGATAATTACAGAAATGACCATGTTTTTAGCAGAGTATGAAGTTTATCTTCCAAGTAACAATAGGCATTGAAAACCTTGTGAATTATTATTCTTACGTATTAGCCGCCTTGTTTACTTTCCTTCTCTGTGCATAGTTGACTATGGAGTGCTACATAAAATTGAACTAGAAGATCCTTACACAAACTTCCGTAAAGGTCATTTCTTTTCAAGTAAGAAAATTAATTAGTAAACCGAACATATTGCGGGGTTAAAAGATATTTATCCCTTCGGCCTTATCTTCCACCCCACTCCCCCCAACGAAGCCCTCCAAAGTCCCCTCAACTCCACCgcgaaaagaagaaaaaaatctCAAACTGCCAAAGTAAAATAATGTAAGAAACTCCTAATAACCACAAGGAAATTTTGTCCCAAATTCTATCTCATGTAAGTTAAATGCAGTAAAGAGGGAATCACCGTGGAATCTGTAAAACGCATGCACTCACTAAATCTCAAAAAGTATAGAAGGTTCTAGAGTCATTGTTGTGTACTCCGTAAAAACAGGGGCTACTTTTTTGTTCATGAACGCAAAGCTTAAACAGTTCTAAACACCTACGAGTATGTAATTCTTTCAAGTTTCGTTTACCCAGCTGGAGTGTAACAAAGAGAGGGAATACACTTACCagcattttattttttactgaGAAGAAACCGTCAGCATCAGCAACAACAGTAGGCTTTGATGCTCCCACAGCCATAATGGCTCCCTGATCACAGACGTAAAGGGTCAATTTTACAGCAAGCACAATTTTATTAGTAGTTCAAAGCAGGGGAAGGGGATTATTCAAAAATGGTCAGTAAGGTGAAATTTTAATCCAAAAACTAACCTGGCCTGGAGGAAGGATAGCGTCGAATCTATCAACTCCAAACATGCCCAAATTTGACAAGGTGAAAGTACCTAACGACATAACCAGCTTCGCTTCAGGTCATCATGTTCATCTATACTTAAAACGAGACATTGAGCATGTAGACAACATAGACTGTACAAAATCACATAAATCGAACCTGAATTATACTCATGAGGCTGCAATTGTTTGGCACGAGCCTTCTCTACTAGTTCTTTCCATTTTTGGGATAACAAATACAAATCCAACTGCACGTCATCAAATAGCCACACATGAGATAACTAAGAACAATTTACCAAACTTAGGCTCTAGTTAACATAGGAAAACCTCACATACCTTGTCTGCATTCTGTAAAACAGGTGTGATCAATCCTCCATTGATTGCCACAGCAACAGCAATGTTAATACTGCTATTATAAGTAAAGCTCTTCCCATCCTTACATGTAGAATTTAATTCAGGATGCTGAACAAGCGCCATTGCTGCCGCTTTCGCTAGCAAAGCACTCATTGTCACACCCTTCTTCTTAACCTGATCACACAAAAATCAtacgcaatttttttttttaaaacaaccaAAAAAACGACATTTCTATTTTCCTACCTCCCATAATTGGGCTATACTATGTAGGTAAGTATGTACCTTAGCATAAAGAGCGTCAAGCGCATCAGTCACCACTGGATACCCAACCCGAAAAGTGGGCACTGACAAACTCTCCATCATATTCTTCGCTACAGCCGCCTGCATTGTTGTGAATGGCACCACAGATGACCCCTCAATTTCAGTGAAACTGCCAGCACTACCGCCAGCGACCTTTGCAGGAGCCGATGAAGGCGGAGCAGCAGCAACAGCAGGCGGCGAAGCAATTGCAAGCGATGGCTTCACGATTCCAGCCGCCTTCTCCACATCCTCCTGCGTGATCCTCCCAAATGGCCCCGTCCCCTTAACCGAATTCAATTCCACCTTATGCTGCTTTGCCAACTTCTTCGCAAAAGGAGTCGCCACCCCCTTTCTCCCACCATCCGCCGGCGCAGGCGGAGTAGCCACCGGAACATCAACTGTAGGAGTCGCCTGCGAAGCCGGAGGATCAATTTTCGCCTCCGATTTCGATCCCGACTGAGAAGCCCTAGCTTTTGCCTCCTCGATTTCCTCTTCGGATTCAGCTAATATCCCAATCGGAGCTCCGACAGGAGCACTTTCACCTTCAGGGACAACAATGGCAGCGAGAATTCCATCATAGAAAGTCTCGACATCCATGTCCGCTTTATCAGACTCCACAACAACAACCGCTTCGCCTTTTCGAAGAACATCACCCTCCGATTTGGACCACGACACAATCTTCCCCTCCGTCATCGTCGAGCTCAATGCCGGCATGAAGATCTCGCGGATTTTGGCGGAAACTCTGGTAAGTTTCCGGCGAGGATTGGGGGGAAGTGCGGTGGAAGGGCGCCATTGGAGAGAGGTAGTGGAGGAGGAAAGAGAAGATGAGAAGGAGATTGCAGGGGAATTGGAATTGGAGAGGGATAATTTAGTGAGGGAAGCCATTGTAGGTAGCACAAAGATTTGAGAGGAGAGGGGAAGTGAGAGAAATGGAGTGAATGAGACAGAGAAAGTGAAgcggagagaggaagagagaagaAAAGGGGAGGAAGCGGGCGGAGAAGACGAGGGCGAAGTGTTAGTTGGGATAGTTGCAGGTGTACAAAGCTTGGGCCTGGTTTCGAAGTCAAAAtctttatgaattttttttttgtaatattttTCTCGAAATCTTTTTGTTTTCTAGTTTGTGTTTTGGACTTTTAGTTGGTGGCCTACCACAAATCCACAACCATAGTTCTAAAATCTTTCTTTTTACCTCAAaggtatttattttaaaataaaataaaataattcagggcaaatcctaacacttataaaagcaaggagttGGGATTACTATTCCTGCAATGGTGAAATTACCGAACAACCCCCATTTTCACGCACAATCTTTTTTTTCTAGCTTATAGACAGTGTATTCTCTGTTTTAGCCCCTTGCGTTTATTTTTCGGTATTTCTTGTCATTACTTTGATGAGCTTTACCCTTCTTCTTCTACACTGGTTCTTAGCTCTTttgtctctcctctttttctctgCTCCACCCATGGAATGGAAGATCGGGATCAGAAACACAAAGACGATGAAGAAGTCACCGAGAGCATCAACGAAGAATCCCTTATCTGACCGCGATGCC
This genomic stretch from Spinacia oleracea cultivar Varoflay chromosome 3, BTI_SOV_V1, whole genome shotgun sequence harbors:
- the LOC110788488 gene encoding dihydrolipoyllysine-residue acetyltransferase component 4 of pyruvate dehydrogenase complex, chloroplastic, giving the protein MASLTKLSLSNSNSPAISFSSSLSSSTTSLQWRPSTALPPNPRRKLTRVSAKIREIFMPALSSTMTEGKIVSWSKSEGDVLRKGEAVVVVESDKADMDVETFYDGILAAIVVPEGESAPVGAPIGILAESEEEIEEAKARASQSGSKSEAKIDPPASQATPTVDVPVATPPAPADGGRKGVATPFAKKLAKQHKVELNSVKGTGPFGRITQEDVEKAAGIVKPSLAIASPPAVAAAPPSSAPAKVAGGSAGSFTEIEGSSVVPFTTMQAAVAKNMMESLSVPTFRVGYPVVTDALDALYAKVKKKGVTMSALLAKAAAMALVQHPELNSTCKDGKSFTYNSSINIAVAVAINGGLITPVLQNADKLDLYLLSQKWKELVEKARAKQLQPHEYNSGTFTLSNLGMFGVDRFDAILPPGQGAIMAVGASKPTVVADADGFFSVKNKMLVNVTADHRIIYGADLAAFLQTFSNIIQNPDSLTM